Proteins encoded within one genomic window of Anastrepha ludens isolate Willacy chromosome 4, idAnaLude1.1, whole genome shotgun sequence:
- the LOC128859580 gene encoding protein tipE, producing the protein MGDELEERTFKEKMLFYTTAFFILLGTFSMFAFLFLVPFVIEPAFTTIFMQFEEVPALCETYDVETYFGAKNCSWASCREGCTKDIYTCTQIRVNYRLNLYNYTDEFNFTEYHINLAEAERELPPVKRTDRYERAIRDYDYDAATSDAAKANQLDVPQGVSGSMAGSASAATSGLQLDTISFGSSDGVAIGDGISGYLVDEEPIDEDLGMGGGGGMLINEERHPFDEISELNEGLMGNNSMYFYVGARLFPNVKGCGYPPMLNCTIWLKRYTKVGIKFPCYYSKVDPSLVISDLDYWQNTLNLIYSMAIPIPSFIISVIYLTYAYFKIYNEDEETAPLDKNAEDMDIDEGEVDESDGAALANNVAGSQIINMGSTTGESCVDVGLPNGGPGLTTSISQGGSVTTPGQYLAQSPIGSQMTPNSDINSFGHQLKVQMADELSRDSLENGVLSTSNSVQGNLSKTMTTSISTPPGPTAAV; encoded by the coding sequence ATGGGTGACGAACTGGAAGAGCGCACTTTCAAGGAGAAAATGCTCTTCTACACCACTGCCTTCTTCATTCTACTCGGCACATTTAGCATGTTCGCCTTTCTATTTCTTGTGCCCTTCGTTATAGAGCCCGCATTCACAACGATCTTCATGCAATTCGAAGAGGTGCCAGCTCTGTGCGAAACCTACGATGTAGAAACATATTTCGGTGCGAAGAACTGTTCATGGGCATCGTGTCGTGAGGGTTGTACAAAGGATATTTACACTTGTACACAAATACGTGTCAACTATCGACTGAACTTGTACAACTACACAGATGAGTTCAATTTCACCGAATATCACATCAATTTGGCAGAGGCGGAACGTGAATTGCCGCCTGTGAAGCGTACGGATCGCTATGAGCGTGCCATACGTGATTATGATTATGATGCGGCTACGAGTGATGCCGCTAAAGCGAATCAATTAGATGTACCACAGGGCGTATCGGGATCTATGGCCGGGTCTGCGTCAGCGGCGACGAGTGGTCTACAGTTGGATACGATCAGCTTTGGTAGTAGTGATGGTGTTGCCATTGGTGATGGCATAAGTGGCTATCTCGTCGATGAGGAGCCAATCGATGAGGATTTGGGCatgggtggtggtggtggtatgCTCATTAATGAGGAGCGTCACCCTTTCGATGAGATCTCCGAATTGAATGAGGGTCTTATGGGTAATAATTCGATGTATTTTTATGTTGGCGCGCGCCTCTTCCCAAACGTTAAGGGTTGTGGTTATCCGCCTATGCTCAATTGCACAATTTGGCTAAAGCGTTATACGAAAGTTGGCATTAAATTTCCATGCTACTATTCGAAAGTGGATCCAAGTTTAGTGATAAGCGATTTAGATTACTGGCAGAACACATTGAATCTGATCTATTCGATGGCCATACCGATACCATCGTTTATTATATCGGTGATATACCTGACATATGCGTACTTCAAAATCTATAATGAGGATGAAGAAACGGCGCCGCTCGATAAAAATGCCGAGGATATGGATATTGATGAGGGTGAGGTGGACGAGAGTGATGGAGCTGCATTAGCTAATAATGTTGCCGGCAGTCAAATTATTAATATGGGCTCGACGACGGGTGAGAGTTGTGTGGATGTGGGTCTGCCGAATGGTGGGCCTGGCCTGACAACCTCAATATCACAGGGTGGCTCGGTCACAACACCCGGTCAGTATTTGGCGCAATCGCCGATTGGTTCACAAATGACACCAAATTCTGATATAAATTCATTCGGTCATCAGCTTAAAGTGCAAATGGCGGACGAATTGTCACGCGACTCACTGGAAAATGGTGTGCTGTCGACTTCAAACTCTGTGCAGGG